CAGAGGAAGTAGAGGCGGTTGAGGGTGACGGTGTCGGCGGCGTGGGATTGGAGGGGTTCGCCGTCGAGGGTGACGAGTCCGGTGGTGGGGTGGACGTCGATGGTGCCGAGGCGGTGGTTGCGGTGCATGTTGCGGGGGCCGATGTCGCGGGTGTGTTTGACGGGGACGCGGCGGCGGCGGGTGGGGAGGTGGTCGCCGTTGTCGATGGCGGCTTGGGCGACGAAGGCGACGGAGATGTCGGCGGGGGTGGAGCCGTGGGCGCCGAAGAGGGGTCCGAGGACGAGGGGTTCGCAGCGGTCGGTGGAGGCGTTGGGGTCGCCGGTGACGCCGAAGGCGGGGAAGCCGGCTTTGAGGACCATTTGGGGTTTGGCGCCGAAGTGGTCGGTGCGCCACAGGACGATGTCGGCGAGTTTGCCGGGTTCGATGGAGCCGATTTCGTGGGCGAGGCCGTGGGCGATGGCGGGGTTGATGGTGAGTTTGGCGATGTAGCGCAGGACGCGTTCGTTGTCGTCGCCGCTGTTGGTGTCGCCGTAGGAGTCGGTGCCGTCGAGGGGGCCGAGTTCGTGTTTCATTTTGCCGGCCATGGCGAGGGTGCGGCGGACGGTTTCTCCGGCGCGGCCCATGCCTTGGGCGTCGCTGCTGGTGATGCCGATGATGCCGAGGTCGTGGAGGATGTCTTCGGCGCCCATGGTGCCGGCGCGGATGCGGTCGTGGGCCATGGCGGCGTCGCCGGGGAGGTCGGTTTTGAGGTCGTGGGCGGAGACGATCATGCCGAAGCCTTCGCCGAGGGCGTCGCGGCCGTAGGGGAGGGTGGGGTTGGTGCTGGAGGCGATGATGTTGGGGACGCCGGCCATTTTGAGGACGTTGGGGACGTGTCCGCCGCCGCAGCCTTCGATGTGGTAGGCGTGGATGGTGCGTCCGGCCAGGACGGCGAGGGTGTCTTCGACGGAGAGGCATTCGTTGAGGCCGTCGGTGTGGAGGGCGACTTGGACGTCGTGGTCGTCGGCGACGCGGAGGGCGGTGTCGAGGGCGCGGGTGTGGGCGCCCATGTCTTCGTGGACTTTGAAGCCGCAGGCGCCGCCTTCGGTGAGGGCTTCGGTGAGGGGTGCGGGGTTGCTGGAGGAGCCGCGGGCGAGGAAGCCGATGTTGACGGGCCAGGCGTCGAAGGCGTTGAAGGCGTGGCGCAGGGCCCAGGGGGAGTTGACGCCGACGCCCCAGACGGGTCCGAATTCCTGGCCGATGATGGTGGTGGTGCCGGAGGCGAGGGAGGCTTCCATGATGCGGGGGGAGAGGAGGTGGACGTGGGTGTCGATGGCGCCGGCGGTGGCGATGAGTCCTTCGCCGGAGACGATGGTGGTGCCGGTGCCGACGGTGATGTCGATGTTGTCGAGGGTGTCGGGGTTGCCGGCGCGGCCGATGGCGGTGATGCGGCCTTCGCGGATGCCGATGCTGGTTTTGCGGATGCCTTGGACGGCGTCGATGAGTAGGACGTTGGAGATGACGAGGTCGCAGGTGTCGCGGACGGCGGCGGCTTTGAGGTGGAGTCCGTCGCGGGCGGTCTTGCCGAATCCGGCGAGGAACTCGTCGCCGGGGTGTTGGGAGTCGGACTCGACGCGGACGATCAGTCCGGAGTCCCCGAGCCTGACCCGGTCCCCCGCCCGCGGACCGTGCACCGCGATGTAGTCGAGCGGGTCGGTCGACTCAGCGGCGACAGCGCCGGCCCGGCCGTGGCAGCCTGCGGTGTCGGTATGACGTCCAGTCACGATCCGGCCTCCGTGTACTCGGTGAGGTAGCCCGTGGCGCGGGCCTTGGTGAGGGCGGCCTCGCGGGCGCCGGGGGCGTCCAGCGGGCCGTCGACCAGTCCGGCGAAGCCGATGGCGATCCGCGCGCCGCCGATCGGCAGCAGTCCGACCTCGACCGTCGTACCGACGTCGAAGCGGACGGTGGAGCCGGCCGGGACGGCCAGTCGCATCCCGTACGCGGCGGAGCGGTCGAAGGCCAGCCGTGGGTTGGCCTCGAAGAAGTGGAAGTGCGAGGAGACGCTGATCGGCACCGCCGCCCGGTTGCGCACCGGCAGCCGCACCACCGGCGCGGCGGGCTCGTAGCCCGCGCCGTCGCCGGGGATGGCCGCGCCGGGGGCGTCCGGGCCGAGCGGGACCGCGCCGTGGAACGGGCTGTCGATGACGCAGAGCCGGGTGCCGTCGTCGAACACCGCCTCCACCTGGAGCTGGGTCAGCACGTCCGGGACGCCGGGCAGGACGTCGTCCGCGCCGAGCACGGCCCGCCCGGCGGCGATGGCCTCGGCCAGCCGGCGGCCGTCACGGGCCGCCTCGCAGACGGTGTCCGCTATCAGCGCGCTCGCCTCCGGGACGTTGAGGCGCAGCCCGCGCGCGCGGCGGGTGCGGGCCAGTTCGGCCGCTGTGAAGATCAGCAGCCGGTCCCGCTCGGTCGGTATCAGTCGCATGGTGCCTCGTCTGGGAGGGAGTTGAGAGGTGGGATGGAGAGGGACCGTCAGGCGGCGGGGGTGCCGGGCTGGTCGTGGGTGGAGCAGTGGTGACGTCGCGCAGCAGTCGGGCATCGCCCTGTGCCTGCACTGTGCCACTGACTGAAAAGTCAGTCAAGAATGACGACGCGCACCACCGGCCGGGTGAGCCAGGGTGAGCCAGGGCGTGCCCGGGGGCGCTACGGGCGGCTCAGCTCCAGGTCGATGGCCTCGCGGAGCAGTCGCCGGGCGTGGTCGAGCGGGATCGAGCCGCTGTGCCAGCGCACGCTCAGCCCCTCCAGCAGGCAGGTCAGCCGCTCGGCGGCGGCCGCGTGCGCCGGGGCGGTGCCGGCCGGGCGGGCCTGGCCGAGCAGCTCGGCGATCTCGTGCACCCAGCTGAGCGTGGCCTTGGCCAGGTCCTCGCGGAGCTCGGGCTCGAAGGCCGCGCTGGCCCGGAGCTCCCCCCAGGCGATGCTGTTCTCGCGGACCTCCGGGACGTCCTGGAGCTCCAGCAGCAGGGCCTGCTCCAGGTCGGTCCGCGGGTCGGGCTCGCCGGTGCCGGCGTCCCGCTCGGCGGTGTAGCGGTCCGCGCGGTCGTTGATGAACTCCAGCGTCCGGTGCAGCAGGCCGGCCCGGTCGGTGAAGTGGTAGTAGATCAGCGCGACGGACACCTCCGCCTCTGCCGCGAGTTCGGCCACGCGCAGGCCGCGCACGCCCCGGCGGGCGATGACGCGGGTGGCGGCCCTGAGGATCTCGGTTCGACGGTCTGGCACGGGCCTACTCTAGTCGGACGAGCGCACAACCTGATTGTTCTTTCAGAATCCGGGCCGGATCCGGGATTCCGCCGGGTGGAACGCGGCGGCGGCAGGGGAGTCCGACGGTGCCCATGTCCGGATTCACCGGCTATGACGGCAATAGAATGGACAAGGAATCCCGCCCTCCATGTATTGACTGAAGTTTCAGTTCGGTGCAGGATTCGGGGCACCACCGCTCCTGTCCCACTGCCGGTGAGGGTTTTCGGGCCGGCGGGCCCGAGCCCGGCCCACCGCCGACAGGACTGCAACAGGGCCGGAAGCGGCCGGAACACCTGAACCGAACCGACAGTGCGCAGCAACCGCGCACAAGGGGAGAACCACCATGACTCTGCGTATGCCCGCCGAGTGGACCGAGCACGAGCGCTGCCTGATGGCCTGGCCGACCCGGGCCGAGCTGTGGGGCGACGCCCTGGAGGAGGCCCGGAGCGAGTACGCCCAGGTGGCTCGCGCCATCGCCGGGTTCGAACCGGTCACCATGGTCGCCTGCCCGGGGCAGGGCGCGGACGCCGCCGCCCGCTGCGGGGAGGGCGTCGAGGTGCTGGAGCTGCCGATCGACGACTCCTGGTTCCGCGACTCCGGACCGATCTTCGTGACCGGTCCGGACGGCGAGCGCGCCGGGGTGGACTTCCGCTTCAACTCCTGGGGCGAGAAGCACTTCCCCTGGGACACCGACGACCGGATCAGCGCCGCGCTGCTGGAGCACTTCGGCGTCACCCGCCACGAGTCCTCGATGATCCTGGAGGGCGGGGCGATCACCGTGGACGGGGAGGGCACGCTGATCACCACCGAGCAGTGCCTGCTCAACCCCAACCGCAACCCGGGGCTGAGCCGGGAGCAGATCGAGGCCGAGCTGATCGCGCGGCTCGGCGTCACCAAGGTGATCTGGCTGCCCTACGGCGGCCTGGACGACTACGAGACCGACGGGCACGTCGACGGCGTCTGCGCCTTCGTCGCCCCCGGCAGGGTCGTGGTGCAGCTGCCGAGCGACCCGGCCCACCCCGACTTCGAGCGGATGCGGGCCAACCGCGCCGTGCTGGAGACGGCGACCGACGCCCGAGGGGAGCGGCTGGAGATCGTCGACCTGCCGCAGAGCGCGTTCGTCGACGTCGAGGGCAAGCGCACGGAGGTCGGCTACCTCAACTTCTACATCGCCAACGGCGGGGTCGTCGTCCCGGTCGCCGGGGTGCCCGAGGACGAGGCGGCGCTGGCCGTCATCGCCGCCGCGCTGCCGGGACGCAAGGTCGTCGGCGTCCGCTCCCGGGTGATCGCCTTCGGCGGCGGCGGCGTCCACTGCATCACCC
The Streptacidiphilus albus JL83 genome window above contains:
- a CDS encoding urease subunit alpha, whose translation is MHGPRAGDRVRLGDSGLIVRVESDSQHPGDEFLAGFGKTARDGLHLKAAAVRDTCDLVISNVLLIDAVQGIRKTSIGIREGRITAIGRAGNPDTLDNIDITVGTGTTIVSGEGLIATAGAIDTHVHLLSPRIMEASLASGTTTIIGQEFGPVWGVGVNSPWALRHAFNAFDAWPVNIGFLARGSSSNPAPLTEALTEGGACGFKVHEDMGAHTRALDTALRVADDHDVQVALHTDGLNECLSVEDTLAVLAGRTIHAYHIEGCGGGHVPNVLKMAGVPNIIASSTNPTLPYGRDALGEGFGMIVSAHDLKTDLPGDAAMAHDRIRAGTMGAEDILHDLGIIGITSSDAQGMGRAGETVRRTLAMAGKMKHELGPLDGTDSYGDTNSGDDNERVLRYIAKLTINPAIAHGLAHEIGSIEPGKLADIVLWRTDHFGAKPQMVLKAGFPAFGVTGDPNASTDRCEPLVLGPLFGAHGSTPADISVAFVAQAAIDNGDHLPTRRRRVPVKHTRDIGPRNMHRNHRLGTIDVHPTTGLVTLDGEPLQSHAADTVTLNRLYFL
- the ureA gene encoding urease subunit gamma, which produces MRLIPTERDRLLIFTAAELARTRRARGLRLNVPEASALIADTVCEAARDGRRLAEAIAAGRAVLGADDVLPGVPDVLTQLQVEAVFDDGTRLCVIDSPFHGAVPLGPDAPGAAIPGDGAGYEPAAPVVRLPVRNRAAVPISVSSHFHFFEANPRLAFDRSAAYGMRLAVPAGSTVRFDVGTTVEVGLLPIGGARIAIGFAGLVDGPLDAPGAREAALTKARATGYLTEYTEAGS
- a CDS encoding TetR/AcrR family transcriptional regulator; this encodes MPDRRTEILRAATRVIARRGVRGLRVAELAAEAEVSVALIYYHFTDRAGLLHRTLEFINDRADRYTAERDAGTGEPDPRTDLEQALLLELQDVPEVRENSIAWGELRASAAFEPELREDLAKATLSWVHEIAELLGQARPAGTAPAHAAAAERLTCLLEGLSVRWHSGSIPLDHARRLLREAIDLELSRP
- a CDS encoding agmatine deiminase family protein; translation: MTLRMPAEWTEHERCLMAWPTRAELWGDALEEARSEYAQVARAIAGFEPVTMVACPGQGADAAARCGEGVEVLELPIDDSWFRDSGPIFVTGPDGERAGVDFRFNSWGEKHFPWDTDDRISAALLEHFGVTRHESSMILEGGAITVDGEGTLITTEQCLLNPNRNPGLSREQIEAELIARLGVTKVIWLPYGGLDDYETDGHVDGVCAFVAPGRVVVQLPSDPAHPDFERMRANRAVLETATDARGERLEIVDLPQSAFVDVEGKRTEVGYLNFYIANGGVVVPVAGVPEDEAALAVIAAALPGRKVVGVRSRVIAFGGGGVHCITQQVPVGGSAG